The following proteins come from a genomic window of Elusimicrobiota bacterium:
- a CDS encoding discoidin domain-containing protein translates to MTFGSVRARYVRWEGTRRSGSGGYELKELEVYGPDIRAWASTEGASLPAAHAVDGDERTRWAGQAIDPQWLAVDFGETRAFDTVRLVWEVAYGKDYLVQVSTDKANWVIVGAVTGGDGGVDEVAVGAQQARYLRIYGLVRGTAWGYSLYELDAYGPADPVEETLVGSYGEGTASGEIIGLTNVGAIVAAIQSHRNQILKDGNGNMVIARDKWIAYDYENRPVKVVTAEGSVTEYAYDAEGQRVKATGAGGTTYFAGTVYEDRGTERIRYVHAGGQRVAQVSSAAGTSYFHVDQLGSVSALTNGAGAVTRTLAYTPFGGSFEVGGSGETAWRFTGQRQDDGTGLYYYNARYYDPALGRFITPDTIVQSPYDPQNLNRYAYCFNNPINYTDPSGHFSWNIKHTWRGIEKSISHTWHQSGAASWWNKNRDYVWASAAIIATAGGALAYGGPVWTGALMGEVVGGYSAYRAGGDILSGVAIGGVIGAVTGYAGGQAGGFLRDAMGGSRLGYVFGGATRGAIMGMGGGSAASYAGGIGDWGSVVRGAYRGAAIGGIAGGVLGYLEYAPKVPSREGLLNAIKTAARDGAKNAAQKGDIGALFSDVVKEVTKAMAKPALNFLADNPELGYDMIAGGVGVEETDHFGGEYFDENGVKGRIKIKF, encoded by the coding sequence GTGACGTTCGGGTCTGTTCGAGCGCGGTACGTGCGGTGGGAGGGAACGCGGCGGAGCGGGAGCGGGGGCTACGAGCTGAAGGAGCTGGAGGTGTACGGGCCGGACATCCGGGCGTGGGCGTCAACGGAGGGAGCGAGCCTGCCGGCGGCGCACGCGGTGGACGGGGACGAGCGGACGCGGTGGGCGGGGCAGGCGATCGACCCGCAGTGGCTGGCGGTGGATTTCGGGGAGACGCGAGCGTTCGACACGGTGCGGCTGGTGTGGGAGGTGGCGTACGGGAAGGATTACCTGGTGCAGGTGTCGACGGACAAGGCGAACTGGGTGATTGTTGGGGCGGTGACGGGCGGGGACGGTGGCGTGGACGAGGTGGCGGTGGGCGCGCAACAGGCGCGGTATCTTCGGATCTACGGGCTGGTGCGCGGGACGGCGTGGGGGTATTCGCTCTATGAGCTCGACGCGTACGGCCCCGCGGACCCTGTCGAAGAGACCCTGGTGGGGAGCTACGGGGAGGGAACGGCGAGCGGGGAAATCATCGGGCTGACGAACGTGGGGGCGATCGTGGCGGCGATCCAAAGCCATCGGAACCAGATATTGAAGGATGGGAACGGGAACATGGTGATCGCGCGGGACAAGTGGATCGCGTACGATTACGAGAATCGGCCTGTGAAGGTGGTGACGGCGGAGGGGAGCGTCACGGAATACGCCTACGACGCGGAGGGGCAGCGTGTGAAGGCGACGGGGGCGGGGGGAACGACGTATTTTGCGGGGACGGTGTACGAGGACCGCGGGACGGAGCGGATCCGATACGTTCACGCGGGGGGACAGCGTGTGGCGCAGGTGAGCAGCGCGGCGGGGACGAGCTACTTCCACGTGGACCAGCTGGGGAGCGTGAGCGCGCTGACGAACGGGGCGGGGGCTGTGACGCGGACGCTTGCGTACACGCCGTTTGGCGGGAGTTTCGAGGTGGGGGGGAGCGGGGAGACGGCGTGGCGGTTCACGGGGCAGCGGCAGGACGACGGGACGGGGCTGTATTATTACAACGCGCGGTACTACGACCCGGCACTGGGGCGGTTCATCACGCCGGACACGATCGTGCAGAGCCCCTACGACCCGCAAAATCTGAATCGGTATGCCTATTGTTTCAATAACCCAATCAACTATACTGATCCTAGTGGTCATTTTTCTTGGAACATCAAACATACATGGCGCGGAATTGAAAAAAGCATTAGCCATACCTGGCACCAAAGCGGAGCGGCGAGTTGGTGGAACAAGAACCGCGATTATGTATGGGCAAGCGCGGCAATTATTGCAACAGCAGGAGGTGCCCTCGCCTATGGCGGACCAGTTTGGACGGGAGCTCTAATGGGTGAGGTTGTGGGCGGCTACAGTGCTTATAGGGCTGGTGGGGACATCTTGAGTGGTGTCGCAATCGGCGGAGTGATCGGCGCGGTTACGGGCTACGCGGGTGGGCAAGCAGGAGGTTTTTTGCGTGATGCCATGGGTGGCAGTCGGTTGGGGTATGTCTTTGGCGGGGCCACACGCGGAGCAATCATGGGGATGGGGGGCGGCAGTGCCGCCAGCTATGCCGGCGGTATAGGGGACTGGGGGTCCGTCGTCCGAGGAGCGTATCGAGGAGCAGCCATCGGAGGTATAGCAGGAGGTGTTTTGGGTTACCTCGAATATGCGCCGAAGGTGCCTAGCAGAGAGGGTCTTTTGAACGCCATCAAGACTGCGGCGAGAGACGGCGCCAAGAATGCGGCGCAAAAGGGAGACATCGGTGCTCTTTTTTCAGATGTGGTCAAAGAAGTGACAAAGGCCATGGCGAAGCCGGCGCTAAACTTCTTGGCGGATAACCCGGAGCTTGGGTATGACATGATCGCCGGAGGCGTGGGCGTTGAAGAAACGGACCACTTCGGCGGGGAGTATTTTGACGAGAATGGCGTCAAAGGAAGAATCAAAATTAAGTTCTGA
- a CDS encoding discoidin domain-containing protein gives MINKSFSFVKSIVRSTAMVLMSAVFVVGVSAGEKAGPNPGNLAPTGSHDTSLFTGAFTYSYPIEVPPGRNGLQPDIKLIYNSQAGNGWLGLGWDLSVGAIFRSTKKGVPTYTDSDTFMFSQGGQTQELVPIGGGEYRVQIEGAFFRFKKINAQEWRAWDKGGREFLFLGLVPKGTEFYYWDLRKVTDLNGGTIELTSFYEGALNPNPSGGAGSQGLPGYIPAEIRYNRKTDGTYKNRVVLELEARSDTLTDYRAGTENEVNKRLKTIKVYSETQLIRRNELTYSQNTAGKSFLSAIQEYGLSGTTLPPVRFTYQEGDPTWDAAISELPTQSPSGIVVADINGDGLVDVLRRSPTETPAAWLNTGNGWLRNDAFAPPVDLSAEVQLVDVNGDGLMDILHSAFNLYDPPTQNAWLNSGNGWAVAPEWILPAAAVFSRGVEDMGTRVVDISGDGLVDIVMSRNAKPHNDNDDPVYSFGVWINNGNGWVESQSWGSPPAICDVVIQLGNGNQTQSKDLGVRFLDVNNDGLVDILKAAGGVRKAWINNGINWVEQPGSPLVPPLDFVTAEGKDEGVRPADINGDGIVDCVQYLDGEAGTKKAVWLGTGNGWVRDDRWLPPFRLVNWVLSDYRVDEGAQLADFNGDGLIDVAHYMTNPVGIKIRRSIVPDKLIQIQNLLGGLVSAQYEFVVQKSTGLPFPVAVVKSVSMSDGLGSTTTINYSFYEGLFDHIPSTEKEFLGFGKARTTDSQGNHGINTFFQSESAVNDVNMLKGLVAEQAAYDAVGNLLTKTTNIYGVAQPYPGVYFPHLSQTNSVLGSKITSAQFEYDAYGNVTKQTALGDVSVSGDETETTIEYVHNTPLNILGLPAHTKVLDSLGNTVSESWTNYDGNALWTQSPTKGRPTRAEAWLSGGANVALTKAYDAHGNLTDEYDAKWNATNGTEGNHARYEYDPVYNLFPVKVTQGAGSFNFIETMAYNTDTGQVLSKTDANGQTTQFVYDTFGRTTKVVGPGDTAAHPTVAYEYQVQPTPPHLVLEKRRINHHQEGVPESDQTLDSYTFLDGLGRVRQTKTPGAAGRQIVSGVHTYDARGLVGESFASATVLFSTSMAVLPANTPKTSAEHDALGRVVRTVFPDGGAAATTYVERVTTGIDPNGNKKETVADAYGRTVEVGEFDGPTKHTTVYNYDALGNLKGIVKSNGETVSILYDSLGRKTWMRDPQMGEWRYEYDANGNLTKQIDGKNQTIIMAYDRLNRPTSKTYPDGRSVVNQYDQGLNAVGRLSKVTDLSGTLELFYDDLGRATQKKRVIDGRTYITQSRYDLLGRDTALVYPDGSEARNVYEGSFLKSVTDAGGAPYAALTYDLAAAGQPATLTYGNGTVTTYAYRADNRMMQNITAQKGSQTLLNLSYTYDKSANVKSTVDGVRGWTYNYDYDGFNRLSDAQGPYGRQMYQYDSVGTLLGYIENPAWDGSLDHPAATASSVWGAGAEATLAMDNNTYTRWTSAAGDPAPWLLIDLGSPRDFNTVVLNWETAYATRYRLLCSLDGKNWTAMGNPYDSDGGIDRVGVGARTARYVRLETIALNPAHGLVSLWEISVTDGRVATASSNAAIAGAAIDGNPYTRWTSDAIDPQWISVDFGQEKAFDTVRIMWEAAYGKSYEIRISTDNANWTVVYATANGDGNVDECPVGDRRARYLRLYATQRGTQWGYSLWEIEAFRSNIRNAALRAGATALTSGAAAGAAVDGSATTGWVSAAADSQWWQADLGEARWMNRMALKWGASHGVEYKLKASMDGRRWKTLYQTTAGTVGRTK, from the coding sequence ATGATCAACAAATCTTTCTCATTCGTCAAATCGATTGTCCGGTCGACGGCAATGGTTTTAATGTCGGCCGTTTTTGTCGTCGGCGTATCGGCCGGAGAGAAAGCGGGGCCTAACCCCGGCAACCTCGCCCCCACGGGCTCCCACGACACGTCCCTCTTCACGGGGGCTTTTACCTACAGCTACCCCATCGAAGTTCCTCCAGGCCGAAACGGCCTACAGCCCGACATTAAATTGATTTACAACTCCCAGGCTGGAAACGGCTGGCTGGGATTGGGTTGGGATTTGAGCGTCGGCGCTATATTCCGAAGCACCAAAAAAGGCGTCCCCACCTACACGGATTCCGACACCTTCATGTTTTCGCAGGGAGGCCAAACCCAGGAACTGGTGCCCATCGGAGGCGGTGAGTATCGCGTTCAAATTGAAGGGGCGTTCTTTCGATTCAAAAAAATTAACGCTCAAGAATGGCGTGCGTGGGACAAGGGGGGAAGGGAATTCCTTTTCCTTGGGCTCGTGCCCAAAGGCACGGAATTTTACTATTGGGACCTTCGCAAGGTGACGGATCTTAATGGCGGCACAATTGAGCTAACGTCTTTTTATGAAGGGGCGCTGAATCCAAATCCCTCCGGCGGTGCCGGTTCTCAGGGGCTGCCGGGATATATCCCGGCAGAAATCCGATATAACCGAAAAACGGACGGCACCTACAAGAACCGCGTTGTATTGGAATTGGAAGCGCGTTCCGACACCCTAACCGACTATCGTGCTGGGACTGAAAATGAAGTGAATAAGCGGCTCAAGACGATAAAAGTCTATTCCGAGACTCAACTTATTCGTCGAAACGAATTAACTTATAGCCAAAATACCGCGGGCAAATCTTTCCTGTCCGCTATTCAAGAATACGGTTTGTCCGGAACAACACTGCCCCCGGTGCGCTTCACATATCAGGAAGGCGACCCAACTTGGGATGCGGCAATTTCCGAACTTCCAACGCAATCGCCGAGCGGCATCGTTGTCGCTGATATCAACGGAGACGGCTTGGTGGATGTCCTTCGGAGGTCTCCGACAGAGACCCCGGCCGCTTGGCTCAACACGGGCAATGGTTGGTTGAGAAATGATGCTTTTGCACCTCCCGTTGATCTTTCCGCCGAAGTTCAACTCGTGGATGTGAACGGGGACGGGTTGATGGATATCCTCCATAGTGCGTTTAATCTCTATGATCCTCCCACGCAGAATGCGTGGTTGAACAGCGGCAATGGTTGGGCCGTCGCGCCGGAATGGATTCTTCCGGCGGCCGCCGTTTTCAGCAGGGGTGTCGAAGACATGGGAACCAGAGTTGTTGACATAAGTGGAGATGGTTTGGTTGACATTGTCATGTCGCGGAATGCCAAACCCCATAATGACAATGATGATCCGGTTTATTCTTTCGGAGTTTGGATAAACAATGGGAATGGCTGGGTGGAAAGCCAATCGTGGGGATCACCGCCCGCCATCTGCGATGTTGTAATTCAATTGGGAAACGGGAATCAAACTCAATCAAAGGATCTCGGTGTTCGTTTTCTTGATGTGAACAACGACGGACTGGTGGACATCTTGAAGGCCGCCGGGGGAGTCCGTAAAGCTTGGATTAACAACGGGATCAATTGGGTTGAGCAGCCCGGATCGCCATTGGTTCCTCCCCTGGATTTCGTCACTGCAGAGGGCAAGGACGAAGGTGTGCGGCCAGCGGACATCAACGGCGACGGAATCGTGGACTGTGTCCAATATCTGGATGGTGAGGCTGGAACAAAAAAAGCTGTCTGGCTGGGGACAGGCAACGGCTGGGTTAGGGACGACCGATGGCTCCCACCCTTTCGGCTCGTTAACTGGGTTCTTTCTGACTATCGGGTGGACGAGGGGGCCCAATTAGCTGATTTCAACGGAGACGGTTTAATTGATGTCGCACACTACATGACCAACCCAGTAGGCATAAAAATTCGCCGGAGTATTGTTCCCGACAAGCTCATCCAAATTCAAAATCTATTGGGCGGGCTGGTTTCTGCCCAATACGAATTTGTCGTTCAAAAGAGTACGGGACTTCCCTTCCCGGTCGCCGTTGTGAAATCCGTCTCCATGTCGGATGGTTTGGGATCGACAACAACGATAAACTATTCTTTTTACGAAGGCCTTTTCGATCACATCCCATCGACAGAAAAAGAGTTTCTCGGTTTTGGAAAAGCTCGGACGACGGATTCCCAAGGCAACCATGGGATAAACACATTTTTTCAATCGGAGAGCGCGGTCAATGACGTCAACATGCTCAAAGGTCTTGTGGCGGAACAAGCGGCCTACGATGCCGTCGGAAACCTGTTGACGAAAACCACGAACATTTACGGCGTGGCCCAGCCCTACCCCGGGGTGTATTTCCCCCATCTTTCGCAAACAAACAGCGTCTTGGGATCGAAAATCACCTCCGCCCAATTTGAATATGACGCCTATGGAAACGTCACCAAACAAACCGCCCTGGGAGATGTGTCCGTGAGCGGCGACGAAACGGAGACAACCATCGAGTATGTGCACAACACGCCGCTGAACATTCTGGGCTTGCCCGCCCACACGAAGGTGTTGGACAGCCTGGGAAACACTGTGTCGGAGAGCTGGACGAACTACGACGGCAACGCGCTGTGGACCCAGAGCCCCACGAAAGGCCGCCCCACGCGCGCCGAGGCGTGGCTGTCCGGCGGGGCGAACGTCGCGCTGACAAAAGCCTATGACGCCCATGGGAACTTGACGGACGAATACGACGCGAAGTGGAACGCCACCAACGGCACCGAGGGGAACCACGCTCGCTACGAGTACGACCCCGTTTACAATCTTTTCCCGGTGAAGGTCACGCAGGGGGCGGGTTCCTTTAACTTTATTGAGACGATGGCGTACAACACGGACACCGGCCAGGTGCTAAGCAAGACCGACGCCAACGGCCAGACCACGCAATTCGTCTACGACACCTTCGGCCGAACCACGAAGGTGGTGGGCCCGGGGGACACGGCGGCCCATCCGACGGTGGCGTACGAATATCAAGTCCAACCGACGCCGCCGCATCTGGTTTTGGAGAAACGGCGGATTAATCATCACCAAGAGGGCGTTCCGGAATCGGATCAGACGCTGGACAGTTACACCTTTTTGGACGGGCTGGGGCGCGTGCGCCAAACCAAAACCCCGGGGGCGGCGGGGCGGCAGATTGTTTCCGGCGTACACACCTACGACGCGCGGGGGCTTGTGGGGGAGAGTTTCGCTTCGGCCACGGTGTTGTTTTCGACGTCCATGGCGGTTTTGCCCGCCAACACCCCCAAGACATCGGCGGAGCACGACGCGCTGGGGCGCGTGGTGCGCACAGTGTTCCCGGACGGCGGGGCGGCGGCGACGACCTACGTTGAACGCGTGACCACGGGGATCGACCCCAATGGGAACAAAAAAGAAACAGTGGCGGACGCCTATGGACGCACGGTGGAAGTGGGCGAATTCGACGGCCCGACGAAACACACCACCGTTTACAACTATGACGCTTTGGGGAATCTGAAGGGGATAGTGAAGTCGAACGGGGAGACGGTTTCCATCCTCTATGACAGCCTGGGGCGGAAAACCTGGATGCGGGACCCGCAAATGGGGGAATGGCGTTACGAATACGATGCCAACGGCAACTTAACCAAACAAATCGACGGCAAAAACCAGACGATCATCATGGCGTACGACCGGTTGAACCGGCCGACCTCCAAGACCTATCCCGACGGGAGATCCGTCGTCAACCAATACGACCAAGGGCTTAACGCGGTGGGGCGGCTGTCGAAGGTGACCGATTTGTCGGGGACGCTGGAACTGTTCTACGACGACTTGGGCCGAGCGACCCAAAAGAAGCGCGTCATTGACGGCAGGACTTATATCACCCAAAGCCGCTACGACCTTTTGGGCCGGGACACCGCGTTGGTGTACCCGGATGGGAGCGAAGCCCGCAACGTTTACGAAGGAAGCTTTTTGAAATCCGTCACCGACGCGGGGGGCGCGCCTTACGCGGCGTTGACCTACGACTTGGCCGCCGCCGGGCAGCCGGCCACGTTGACCTACGGGAATGGAACCGTCACCACCTACGCCTATCGGGCGGACAACCGAATGATGCAAAACATCACCGCCCAAAAAGGGTCCCAAACCTTGTTGAATTTGAGCTACACCTACGATAAATCCGCCAACGTGAAGTCCACGGTGGACGGCGTGCGGGGGTGGACGTACAACTACGACTACGACGGTTTCAATCGTTTGTCCGACGCGCAGGGGCCCTATGGACGGCAGATGTATCAATATGATTCCGTTGGAACCCTGTTGGGGTACATCGAAAACCCGGCCTGGGACGGTTCTTTGGACCATCCGGCGGCCACGGCGTCCTCGGTGTGGGGCGCGGGGGCGGAGGCGACGTTGGCCATGGACAACAATACCTACACCCGCTGGACCTCGGCGGCGGGGGATCCGGCGCCCTGGCTGCTGATCGATTTGGGATCGCCCCGCGACTTCAACACGGTGGTGCTGAACTGGGAAACGGCCTACGCGACGCGCTACCGGCTGTTGTGTTCCTTGGACGGGAAAAACTGGACGGCGATGGGGAACCCTTACGATTCGGACGGGGGCATCGACCGTGTGGGCGTGGGGGCGCGGACGGCGCGCTATGTCCGGCTGGAGACCATCGCGCTGAATCCGGCGCACGGATTAGTTTCCCTTTGGGAGATCTCCGTGACGGATGGACGGGTCGCCACGGCGTCGAGCAACGCGGCCATCGCCGGCGCGGCGATTGACGGCAACCCCTACACCCGCTGGACGTCGGATGCGATAGATCCTCAGTGGATCAGCGTTGATTTCGGCCAGGAAAAAGCCTTTGACACGGTGCGGATCATGTGGGAGGCGGCCTATGGGAAGAGCTACGAAATCCGCATCTCCACGGACAACGCCAATTGGACGGTTGTGTACGCGACGGCGAACGGGGACGGGAACGTGGATGAGTGCCCGGTGGGGGACCGGCGGGCGCGGTATCTGCGCTTGTACGCAACCCAACGCGGGACGCAATGGGGGTATTCTCTTTGGGAGATCGAAGCGTTCCGGTCCAACATTCGAAACGCGGCGCTGCGGGCGGGGGCGACGGCGCTGACGTCGGGCGCGGCGGCGGGGGCGGCGGTGGACGGGTCGGCGACGACGGGGTGGGTGTCGGCGGCGGCGGACAGCCAGTGGTGGCAGGCGGATCTGGGGGAAGCGCGGTGGATGAACCGGATGGCGCTCAAGTGGGGAGCGAGCCACGGGGTGGAGTACAAATTGAAGGCCTCGATGGACGGACGCCGCTGGAAAACCCTTTATCAAACGACGGCGGGGACGGTGGGACGGACGAAGTGA